A genomic segment from Colletotrichum higginsianum IMI 349063 chromosome 5, whole genome shotgun sequence encodes:
- a CDS encoding Metallo-beta-lactamase domain-containing protein has translation MPRRVAPDYALYVETFSASEDVVHTRGTIKTKRADFHTPAEILIPLTHRFSGLFNFTSSTTYSD, from the exons ATGCCGCGACGCGTCGCCCCCGACTACGCGCTGTACGTCGAGACCTTCAGCGCCTCTGAGGATGTCGTCCATACGCGT GGGACCATCAAGACCAAACGCGCCGACTTTCACACGCCCGCTGAGATCTTGATCCCATTGACTCATAGGTTTTCGGGTCTGTTCAATTTCACATCTTCTACCACGTACTCGGACTAA
- a CDS encoding Transmembrane amino acid transporter yields MKEKKEGSYGRGEASSSDGPDNAIAHDAVFGEITSEGPNYRSVGWLGTSVLMMKTQIGLGVLSIPSIFDTLGMVPGVVLLCVIGGITTWSDFIVGTFKLRHPHVYGIDDAGELMFGWIGREVLGAAFCLLFTFTSGSAMLSISIALNALSVHATCTAVFVAVAAIIGFGFSSLRTLGRISWLAWIGVISIVVAANERLRPVLTVTIAVSLQDRPAAAPQDAVWKSDFKIVNTPSFTQAIGAISSLVFSYAGTPAFFSIAAEMRDPHHYTRSLVLCQSVVTIVYVAVGVVVYYYCGSYVSSPALGSAGPIVKKVAYGLALPGLIVSAAVMLHLASKHIFVRILRGSKHLAANTLVHWSTWLGCTFTISLVAYLIASGIPVFNSLISLIGALLGTMISFQPMGCMWLYDNWSKGRQAPTLGWYLMVAWSCFVILSGTFLTIAGTYSAIVGIIDDYSKSGGSAAWSCADNSNSI; encoded by the exons atgaaagagaagaaggaaggctCGTACGGCCGAGGGGAGGCCTCATCGTCCGACGGCCCGGACAATGCCATCGCACACGATGCCGTCTTTGGAGAGATTACATCAGAAGGACCCAACTACCGGAGC GTTGGGTGGCTGGGTACGTCGGTGCTCATGATGAAGACGCAaatcggcctcggcgtcctgtCCATCCCATCGATATTCGACACGCTCGGCATGGTCCCGGGAGTCGTGCTCCTGTGCGTGATAGGCGGCATCACGACCTGGTCCGACTTCATCGTCGGCACTTTCAAGCTCCGTCACCCCCACGTCTACGGTATCGACGACGCCGGAGAGCTGATGTTCGGATGGATCGGCCGTGAGGTCCTCGGTGCTGCGTTCTGCTTGT TGTTCACCTTCACCTCCGGCTCGGCCATGTTGAGCATCTCCATCGCCCTCAACGCCCTATCCGTTCACGCGACGTGCACCGCCGTGttcgtggccgtggccgccatcatcggTTTCGGCTTCTCCAGCCTGCGGACCCTGGGACGCATCAGCTGGCTGGCCTGGATCGGCGTCATCAGTATAGTCGTTGCCG CTAACGAACGCCTTCGCCCAGTCCTCACCGTGACCATCGCGGTGAGCCTCCAGGACcggcccgccgcggcgccgcagGACGCCGTGTGGAAATCCGACTTCAAGATCGTCAACACGCCCTCCTTCACccaggccatcggcgccatctCGTCCCTGGTCTTCTCGTACGCCGGCAccccggccttcttctccatcgcGGCCGAGATGCGCGACCCGCACCACTACACGCGCTCGCTCGTGCTCTGCCAGTCCGTCGTCACCATCGTCTAcgtggccgtcggcgtcgtcgtctacTACTACTGCGGATCCTAcgtgtcgtcgccggccctCGGTTCCGCCGGCCCCATCGTCAAGAAGGTCGCCTACGGCCTTGCGCTCCCTGGGCTGATCGTCTCGGCGGCCGTGATGCTTCAC CTGGCTAGCAAGCACATCTTCGTCCGTATCCTGAGAGGATCCAAGCACCTGGCCGCGAACACCCTGGTCCACTGGTCGACGTGGCTCGGCTGCACGTTCACCATCTCGTTGGTGGCATACCTCATCGCCAGCGGCATCCCCGTCTTCAACAGCCTGATCtccctcatcggcgccctcCTGGGCACCATGATTTCGTTCCAGCCGATGGGCTGCATGTGGCTGTACGACAACTGGAGCAAGGGCAGGCAGGCCCCTACTCTCGGGTGGTATCTCATGGTCGCTTGGAGTTGTTTCGTCATCCTCTCGGGAACGTTCCTGACGATCGCCGGAACTTACAGTGCCATTGTTGGCATCATCGACGATTACAGCAAATCAGGGGGTTCGGCCGCGTGGTCTTGTGCTGACAACTCAAACTCCATATGA
- a CDS encoding Alpha beta hydrolase fold family yields the protein MAATTTIQVPHLGGITAGYRLSGGEVDPAKPTVVLINSMCTTSALYNDQFDSRTLTDAVNLLAIEPLGHGATSCPVEHFTYWDTAIMALQVMDKLGVDKAFALGTSQGGWMVTRMALLAPERILGLLPLGTSMDYESADSRGKGCWDPKTQLLPFYDAWSSPVPTPDFVVDDIWCGMVGSLGFSGTVPAETLAFWTTTLKAVYKGDEGRRKLKIALGNLMSRDGLLLRLRDIKCPVYWLQGTADPVFGVDIPTEQIKLFTSSPEATLTMVEGGGHYLNATSPKEVEEALFKMIKKYA from the exons ATGGCAGCCACAACCACCATCCAAGTCCCCcacctcggcggcatcacggCCGGCTACCGCCTGTCCGGGGGCGAGGTCGACCCCGCCAAGCCCACCGTCGTGCTCATCAACTCCATGTGCACCACCAGCGCCCTCTACAACGACCAGTTCGACAGCAGGACCCTGACGGACGCCGTCAACCTGTTGGCCATCGAGCccctcggccacggcgccACCAGCTGCCCGGTCGAGCACTTCACCTACTGGGAcaccgccatcatggcgctGCAGGTCATGGAcaagctcggcgtcgacaaggccttcgccctcggcacGAGCCAGGGCGGCTGGATGGTCACCCGCATGGCCCTCCTGGCCCCGGAGAGG ATCCTGGGCCTCCTCCCCTTGGGCACCTCCATGGACTACGAGTCGGCTGACTCGCGCGGCAAGGGCTGCTGGGACCCCAAGACCCAGCTTCTGCCCTTCTACGACGCCTGGTCGAGCCCCGTCCCGACGCccgacttcgtcgtcgacgacatctgGTGCGGCATGGTCGGCAGCCTAGGCTTCTCCGGCACCGTCCCAGCTGAGACGCTCGCGTTCTGGACCACGACTCTCAAGGCCGTCTACAAGGGCGATGAGGGCCGTCGGAAGCTCAAGATCGCCCTCGGTAACCTGATGTCGCGCGACGGCCTCCTGCTCCGGCTGAGAGACATCAAGTGCCCCGTCTACTGGCTCCAG GGAACCGCGGACCCCGTCTTTGGCGTCGACATCCCCACGGAGCAGATCAAGCTCTTCACGTCCTCGCCCGAGGCGACCCTGACGatggtcgagggcggcggccactACTTGAACGCCACCAGCCCCAAGGAGGTTGAGGAGGCTCTGTTCAAGATGATTAAGAAGTATGCTTGA
- a CDS encoding Integral membrane protein, whose protein sequence is MASSDSGPSQLPGLPGFDPHNIQPWTVEVVVSVTVLAVVAVALRIFSRRTKGQELWWDDYLIIWSMLWNLVVVGFIFAMHSVGMGIHADKVEMDNIVLMAKYLVVAEILYAWNLGWTKLSLMLMYYRIFHIPFFKKMTWFVTTFVFAWVICITFLFIFICVPVEKLWYPDIPGRCINQVATWIANAASTIFTDLLILLLPLPQVWKLQLQKAEKIALTFAFGLGFFVVFTSAYRTSVLFTYSSTDPTYTLAPTVGWTAIEMSAGIVSACLPTMRPAIQRIARTCGIKGSMGGMFRSPTALGFGSSRSKSNFSNGMSSQDPSGGGSQIARNLSATKHGAGDDAFYRLPDDNASDGTSRRQTPPLPESKLRPDTTGFGYSVSSYPVKERDDTSEDEIPLHAIRVQKDFKHTTATE, encoded by the exons ATGGCGTCGTCAGATTCCGGGCCCTCACAGCTGCCCGGGCTTCCCGGGTTCGACCCTCACAACATCCAGCCGTGGACCGTGGAAGTCGTCGTCTCAGTCACCGTCCTGGCGGTCGTGGCCGTCGCTTTACGGATCTTTAGTCGTCGGACAAAGGGACAGGAACTGTGGTGGGATGACTACTTGATAATCTGGTCAATG CTATGGAACCTCGTTGTGGTAGGCTTCATCTTCGCGATGCACTCCGTCGGCATGGGCATCCACGCCGACAAGGTTGAGATGGACAACATCGTCCTGATGGCCAAGTACCTCGTCGTGGCCGAGATCCTCTACGCCTGGAACCTCGGGTGGACGAAGCTGAGCCTGATGCTGATGTACTACCGCATCTTCCACATCCCCTTCTTCAAGAAGATGACGTGGTTCGTCACCACCTTCGTCTTCGCCTGGGTCATCTGCATCAccttcctcttcatcttcatctgcgtccccgtcgagaagctgtGGTATCCGGACATCCCCGGCCGGTGTATCAACCAAGTCGCGACCTGGATCGCCAacgcggcgtcgaccatcTTCACCGACCTGCtcatccttctccttcctctgCCCCAAGTCTGGAAGTTGCAGTTGCAAAAGGCCGAGAAGATTGCATTGACCTTTGCCTTTGGCCTCGGCTTCTT CGTCGTCTTCACCTCGGCCTACCGAACCAGCGTCCTCTTCACCTACAGCTCAACCGACCCGACCTACACCCTCGCCCCGACCGTCGGCTGGACCGCCATCGAGATGTCGGCCGGCATCGTCTCCGCCTGCCTGCCGACCATGCGCCCGGCCATCCAGCGCATCGCCCGCACCTGCGGCATCAAGGGCAGCATGGGCGGCATGTTCCGCAGCCCGACggccctcggcttcggctcgAGCCGGAGCAAGTCCAACTTCAGCAACGGCATGTCGTCGCAGGAccccagcggcggcggctcccaGATCGCGCGGAATCTCTCGGCCACCaagcacggcgccggcgacgacgccttTTACCGCCTGCCCGACGACAACGCGTCCGACGGTACGAGCCGCCGgcagacgccgccgctgcccgaGTCGAAGCTGAGGCCGGACACGACCGGGTTCGGGTACTCCGTCTCGAGCTACCCGGTCAAGGAGAGGGACGACAcgagcgaggacgagatACCCCTCCACGCCATCCGCGTGCAGAAGGATTTTAAGCACACCACAGCGACGGAATGA
- a CDS encoding Methyltransferase domain-containing protein, with amino-acid sequence MDRLDFCHALLVKTIGGRLFLAPIDETKTHRILDVGTGTGIWAIEIGDLFPNAEILGNDLSAIQPDWVPPNVKFEIDDVESSWVNDKKYDFIFSRYMCGSIADWPTYMKRVYANLNPGGWAEFQDWSFMIHSDDGSAEGTEFLHWVNLFMEACDVFGRDGQIGPKLEGLVRENTGLINIHHQPYKIPVGPWAKDPYLKDIGMCNLIQLLDGLEGFSLRLLCGALGWTREAVLVLLAGVRKDVREGKVHAWMHYNVVYGQKPEEEADQEEGQQGQEATNA; translated from the exons ATGGACCGGCTTGACTTCTGCCACGCTCTGCTAGTGAAGACGATCGGAGGGAGGCTGTTCTTGGCACCCATTGACGAGACAAAGACTCACCGAATCCTTGATGTTGGGACAGGAACAGGAATCT GGGCCATAGAAATTGGCGACCTCTTCCCCAACGCGGAA ATCTTGGGGAATGACCTCAGCGCTATCCAACCAGACTG GGTCCCTCCCAACGTCAAGTTCGAAATTGACGACGTTGAGAGTTCGTGGGTGAATGACAAGAAGTACGACTTCATCTTCAGCCGCTACATGTGTGGTTCCATTGCAGACTGGCCAACGTACATGAAGCGGGTCTATGC GAACCTCAACCCCGGGGGCTGGGCAGAGTTCCAGGACTGGAGCTTCATGATACACTCGGACGACGGATCCGCCGAGGGCACGGAATTTCTCCACTGGGTCAACCTCTTCATGGAAGCCTGCGACGTGTTCGGTCGCGATGGCCAGATCGGACCCAAGCTGGAGGGCTTGGTAAGGGAAAACACCGGCCTGATCAACATTCATCATCAGCCGTACAAGATCCCAGTCGGCCCCTGGGCAAAAGATCCCTATCTGAAGGACATTGGAATGTGCAACCTGATCCAGTTGCTGGACGGGCTCGAAGGGTTCTCACTGAGACTGCTGTGTGGAGCTCTAGGCTGGACGAGAGAAGCGGTCCTTGTCCTGCTGGCCGGAGTGCGCAAGGACGTGAGAGAGGGTAAAGTTCATGCCTGGATGCATTA CAATGTTGTCTATGGGCAAaagcccgaggaggaggcagatCAGGAGGAGGGACAGCAGGGACAGGAGGCGACAAATGCGTAG
- a CDS encoding Methyltransferase domain-containing protein, which yields MADATPTPAAAASSPAPPVESPASPRHASSPSRAADTAPGTATSPAPPLEPASPPPQAASLGVASPQESIAVDEGFTVDSKIQDVIDSASTIDDRISTYTASLTSSVVDYPTEYGRRYHAFRSGAYNFPNDAVCEFAVRLTLERHKLT from the exons ATGGCCGACGCAACCCCAactcccgccgccgcggcaaGCTCGCCGGCCCCGCCCGTCGAGTCTCCGGCATCACCGAGACACGCGTCGTCCCCGTCAAGAGCCGCCGACACGGCGCCTGGGACCGCTACGAGCCCGGCTCCTCCGCTCGAACCCGCTTCCCCGCCTCCGCAGGCCGCTTCGCTTGGGGTCGCGTCCCCCCAGGAGTCAATTGCGGTTGATGAGGGCTTCACGGTAGACTCCAAGATTCAAGATGTCATT GATAGCGCATCCACCATTGACGACAGAAT TTCCACGTACACGGCATCTTTGACATCCTCCGTTGTCGATTATCCCACCGAATATGGCCGACGCTATCACGCCTTTCGATCCGGCG CATACAACTTTCCCAACGACGCGGTTTGTGAATTTGCCGTCCGGCTGACTCTGGAGAGACACAAGCTTACATAA
- a CDS encoding Hexose transporter, producing the protein MATEPAGIPVTVDAAIANKRGALKWLSNPGIVKLNCVLALSLVSSYATGYDGSMMNGLQSLDTWKDSFNHPDAQELGLLNAIQNVGQLLALPLCAWSCDRFGRRPSLLASASVLLVGVALQAAAQDVAMFIAARGVLGFGLALNITAAPLMIMELAYPSQRAPLVSIYNSLWGLGALAAAWVTFGTFRIGNTWAWRIPSVLQGVSSIVQLGLCFFIEESPRWLISKERDAEAEALLVKYHANGDAADPIVPLEMEEIRTALRLEAEASRTTSYLSFFHTPGNRRRLLIILCVGFFSQWSGNGLISYYLSLILNSIGYTSQDTQTLINALITLWGLFWGILASTLVNRFRRRTMFLASTLGSLACYVVWTALQATYERQTDLTGAGSPALAKGVLAMIFLYNVTFTVGWGALQVTYVVEILPFHLRAKGLVLYNLFVALALIFNQYANPIGVTNAKWRYYITYDVWLAFEAVVVYFLFVETGKMSLEETAVILDGNEDRLTEEVARRTEKLAMEAGGDGARL; encoded by the exons ATGGCAACAGAGCCAGCGGGCATCCCCGTCACCGttgacgccgccatcgccaacaagAGGGGCGCCCTCAAGTGGCTGTCCAACCCGGGCATCGTCAAGCTCAACTGCGTGctcgccctctccctcgtgTCCAGCTACGCCACCGGCTACGACGGCTCCATGATGAACGGTCTGCAGTCTCTCGACACCTGGAAGGACTCCTTCAACCACCCCGACGCTCAGGAACTGGGACT ACTCAACGCCATCCAGAacgtcggccagctcctcgccctccccctctgCGCCTGGTCCTGCGACCGCTTCGGCCGCAGGCCGtccctcctcgccagcgcctccgtcctcctcgtcggcgtcgccctgCAGGCCGCGGCGCAGGACGTCGCCATGTTcatcgccgcccgcggcgtcctcggcttcggcctcgccctcaacatcaccgccgcccctcTCATGATCATGGAGCTCGCCTACCCGTCCCAGCGCGCGCCCCTCGTCAGCATCTACAACTCGCTGTGGGggctcggcgccctcgccgccgcctgggtCACCTTCGGCACGTTCCGCATCGGAAACACCTGGGCCTGGCGGATCCCCTCCGTCCTGCAGGGCGTCTCCAGCATCGTGCAGCTGGGGTTGTGCTTCTTCATCGAGGAGTCGCCGAGGTGGCTGATCTCAAAGGAGAgggacgccgaggccgaggctcTGCTTGTCAAGTACcacgccaacggcgacgcggcggatCCCATCGTGCcgttggagatggaggagatcAGGACCGCGTTGAGgctggaggccgaggcgtcgcggacgacgtcgtacctctccttcttccacaCTCCGGGGAACCGTCGAAGGCTTCTCATCATTCTCTgcgtcggcttcttctcccaaTG GTCGGGAAACGGCCTCATCTCCTACTACCTCTCCCTGATCCTTAACTCGATCGGATACACCTCCCAAGACACTCAGACGCTCATCAACGCCCTGATCACGCTCTGGGGCCTCTTCTGGGGCATTCTCGCCTCGACCCTCGTCAACCgcttccgccgccgcaccaTGTTCCTCGCCTCGACCCTCGGGTCTCTCGCCTGCTACGTCGTCTGGACCGCTCTCCAGGCGACCTACGAGAGGCAGACCGACCTCACGGGCGCCGGGTCCCCCGCACTCGCGAAGGGCGTCCTCGCCATGATCTTCCTGTACAACGTCACCTTTACCGTCGGCTGGGGCGCCCTGCAGGTCACctacgtcgtcgagatcctGCCCTTCCACCTCCGCGCCAAGGGCCTCGTGCTGTACaacctcttcgtcgccctggCCCTCATCTTCAACCAGTACGCGAACCCCATCGGCGTGACCAACGCCAAGTGGAGGTACTACATCACCTACGACGTGTGGCTGgccttcgaggccgtcgtcgtctacTTCCTGTTCGTCGAGACGGGCAAGATGAGCCTGGAGGAGACCGCCGTCATCCTGGACGGGAACGAGGACAGGCTGACGGAGGAGGTGGCGCGGAGGACGGAGAAGCTCGCCATGGAGGCTGGGGGAGACGGCGCTCGTTTGTAA
- a CDS encoding LCCL domain-containing protein, which produces MGATGDGYPLRERPFKDSEDDDADDKYAPRRSIDEEAQFLAEDDDDKHDDDDDDDDDAYELEESTSSTPSLLSQQKFPHTPQGRRQRQRQRRHCLSGPQPPRTHVIRPVFPVVQSAPPRLLDLVAPTTRRKGVVVAVFLALWAVAFSVPLASSRALKDDLGRDVLNLGCADSLWRFKNGCGLDGADCRPFNNASFTFRCPANCMAHQLLNPHAVGPKEVVYRPLVVGGGGGNGSDANADADVNTNVDGGIYRADSMICASAIHAGIVTDLSGGCGRLDRVGQHERFNASTRNGVETVAFDSYFPSSFTLAAADPSLRCPASDPREALLPTSLFFSTLFSLFTTSPAWQLAVSFVGIFAHVSFASDPPPASRHAASVLPDRISMFAGRLLPAAFCAAVLYRLCVRRTLAGLAAQFEKTALWLGGFWFGALSNYTFGWMPIQRLTAHDIEQQPGAKPALAFILVVLTFIMAKQVYFFWLEGRLPRFLALYALFLAAIVAGLSVPGVDLRVHHYIMAFLLLPGTSMQTRSSLFYQGMLLGLFVNGIARWGFDSVLQTPDDLREDGAFGSLLPEIAAPIISSGSFEPSISFSWVLPTDANAVVAAGFDGISALVNDVERFRYYFADGADDNVFIWMRKARMALPEYFRFAYIKDGVTLDYTQAGTWFANGTWAMAPSH; this is translated from the coding sequence ATGGGGGCCACCGGCGATGGCTACCCGCTGAGGGAGCGCCCGTTCAAAGacagcgaggacgacgacgccgacgacaagtacgcgccgcgccgcagcatcgacgaagaggcccagttcctcgccgaggacgatgacgacaagcacgacgacgacgacgacgacgacgacgacgcgtacgagctcgaggagagcACCTCCAGCACGCCCTCGCTACTCTCCCAGCAAAAGTTCCCTCACACGCCCCAGggccgacggcaacgacaacgacaacgacgccACTGCCTCTCCGGCCCGCAGCCGCCGCGGACGCACGTCATCCGGCCCGTGTTCCCCGTCGTCcagtcggcgccgccgcggctgctcgacctcgtggcgccgacgacgcgccgcaagggcgtcgtcgtcgccgtgtTCCTCGCGCTCTGGgccgtcgccttctcggTGCCGCTGGCCTCGTCGCGCGCCCTCAaggacgacctcggccgcgacgtGCTCAACCTCGGCTGCGCCGACTCGCTGTGGCGCTTCAAGAACGGCtgcggcctcgacggcgccgactgCCGCCCGTTCAACAACGCGAGCTTCACGTTCCGGTGCCCGGCGAACTGCATGGCGCACCAGCTGCTGAACCCGCACGCCGTCGGGCCCAAGGAGGTTGTGTACCGGCCGCTCgtcgtgggcggcggtggtggcaaCGGAAGTGATGCTAATGCCGATGCTGATGTCAATACTAAcgttgacggcggcatcTACCGCGCCGACTCGATGATCTGCGCCTCGGCGATCCACGCCGGCATCGTGACGGACCTCAGCGGCGGGtgcggccgcctcgaccgCGTCGGCCAGCACGAGAGGTTCAacgcgtcgacgaggaacgGCGTCGAGACGGTCGCCTTCGACTCGTACTTCCCGTCCTCCTTcaccctggccgccgccgacccctCGCTCCGGTGCCCGGCGTCCGACCCGCGCGAGGCCCTGCTGCCGACCTCGCTCTTCTTTTCGACGCTCTTCTCGCTCTtcacgacgtcgccggcctggcaGCTGGCCGTCTCCTTCGTCGGCATCTTCGCCCACGTCAGCTTCGCCTCCGACCCGCCCCCGGCCTCGCGccacgccgcctccgtcctgCCGGACCGCATCTCCATGTtcgccggccgcctcctcccggCCGCCTTCTGCGCCGCCGTGCTCTACCGCCTCTGCGTCCGCCgcaccctcgccggcctcgccgcgcagTTCGAGAAGACGGCCCTCTGGCTCGGCGGCTTCTGGTTCGGCGCGCTGTCCAACTACACCTTTGGCTGGATGCCGATCCAGCGCCTCACGGCCCACGACATTGAGCAGCAGCCCGGCGCGAAGCCCGCGCTGGCGTTTATCCTCGTCGTGCTGAccttcatcatggccaagCAGGTCTACTTCTTCTGGCTCGAGGGCCGCCTGCCGCGCTTCCTCGCCCTCTACGCCCtgttcctcgccgccatcgtcgcggGGCTCTCGGTGCCGGGCGTCGACCTGCGCGTCCACCACTACATCATGGCCTTTTTGCTGCTGCCGGGCACGAGCATGCAGACGCGCTCCTCGCTCTTCTACCAGGGCATGCTGCTGGGGCTCTTCGTCAACGGCATCGCCCGCTGGGGGTTCGACTCGGTCCTCCAGACGCCCGACGACCTccgcgaggacggcgcctTCGGGTCCCTGCTCCCGGAGATCGCCGCGCCCATCATCTCGTCCGGCTCGTTCGAGCCCAGCATCAGCTTCAGCTGGGTGCTGCCGAccgacgccaacgccgtcgtcgccgccgggtTCGACGGCATCAGCGCGCTGgtcaacgacgtcgagcgGTTCCGGTACTACTTCGCCGACGGGGCGGACGACAACGTCTTCATCTGGATGCGCAAGGCCAGGATGGCGCTGCCCGAGTATTTCCGGTTCGCGTACATCAAGGACGGCGTCACGCTAGACTACACGCAGGCCGGGACGTGGTTCGCCAACGGCACATGGGCGATGGCGCCCTCGCAttag
- a CDS encoding Acetyltransferase: MNPSVAEMRNRSWTRDSYLVSTDASLISIPDLNAAFASDAFYWASPLPEPVMREMLQNSLCFGLHGPPDTATTTTTTTSEGVATEPNHHPRPLVGFARLVTDYVTFAYITDVWVDPSVQGRGLARWLVGRVQETIESMPHLRRSLLFTDDWGRSVPFYKELMKMKLAGGEAGVSPAVMQMKWRGHPDFRDQ, encoded by the coding sequence ATGAACCCCTCCGTGGCCGAGATGCGGAACCGCAGCTGGACAAGGGACTCGTATCTCGTCTCGACCGACGCCTCCCTCATCTCCATCCCGGACCTCAACGCCGCGTTCGCGTCGGACGCCTTCTACTGGGCCAGTCCCCTCCCGGAACCCGTCATGCGGGAGATGCTTCAGAACTCGCTGTGCTTCGGCCTCCACGGGCCCCCCGacacagcaacaacaacgacgacaacaaccaGCGAAGGCGTGGCAACGGAACCAAACCACCACCCCCGCCCCCTCGTCGGCTTTGCGCGCCTCGTGACGGACTACGTCACCTTCGCCTACATCACGGACGTCTGGGTCGACCCGTCGGTGCAGGGCCGGGGCCTGGCCCGTTGGCTCGTGGGCCGCGTGCAGGAGACGATCGAGTCGATGCCGCACCTGCGGCGGAGCCTGCTGTTCACGGACGACTGGGGCCGGTCGGTGCCGTTCTACAAGGAGctgatgaagatgaagctggcgggcggcgaggccggggtGAGCCCGGCCGTGATGCAGATGAAGTGGAGGGGACACCCGGACTTTAGGGATCAATAA